The nucleotide window CAAAACCCACCGAACAGCTTCAGAGATGTTACTCTTACCGCTTCCGTTGGGGCCGACGATGCCAGTCATTCCCGGCAGAAAGTCAATTCGAGTCTTATCCGCAAAGGACTTGAACCCACTAATTTCTAATGTCTTTAACCGCATCGTTAGTCATCCTTACTCTACTTCAAATTCGCTAACGCATTCCGCGCTGCATTTTGTTCCGCATGTTTTTTGGAGTGCCCGTGGCCCTCACCTAACAGCTTGTCATCTACATAGACGGCCACCTTGAAGGCCCGGTCATTGTCGGGACCTTCTTCGTCCAAGAGCCGGTAATCAATGGCCACTGGCCCGTTTTTTTGAACCAATTCTTGTAGTTCTGTCTTGTGGTCAAAGAATTCGTCAAACCGGCCTTCATCCAGCTTAGGAAAGACGACCGTCGTCACAAATTCGACCACTTTATCCAAGCCCTGATCCATATACAGAGCGCCGATAAAAGATTCGAAGATGTCACATAATAGGGAATCACGTTCTCTGGCTTTAGCCTTCTCTTCCCCGCGACCTAACCGAATGTACTGATCAAAGTGGCATTCGCGAGCAAAACTAGCGAAGCTGACTTCATTGACCATGGCAGCCCGAAGGCGGGTCAAACGCCCCTGAGGCATCTTAGGGTAACGCCGGAAAATATAGTTGGAAACGACCAACTGCATCACCGCATCCCCTAAAAATTCAATTCGTTCATAAAACTTTAAACCTTGGTTAGGATGTTCGTTCACGTAAGAGGCTTGCGTAAATGCTTCGTCCAGCAAAGATTGATCTTTGAAATGGATGTCAAAGTTCTCTTCTAATTCTTTATTTAATGCCGCTATCACGCGTTAGTTCCCTCATTTCTGTTTAAATCCAAACTTACTCGTCATCAGATTGAAAAAGCCCGGGACGAAAAGTTGCGGCCCGGACTCGCTTAGTGCTTATTTTGATTCTTTTTGATGGCCTTCGATGTAATCTACCACTTCGCCAATGGTGTTCAACTTTTCAGCATCTTCATCGGAAATCTCGGCTCCAAACGTATCTTCTAGTTCCAAAACGAATTCAACGAAATCGATAGAATCCGCATCCAAGTCCTGCTTGAAGTTGAGTTGTTCGTTGATGGCATCGCGGTCGGTTTCAAACCGATCAGCAATGATATCGGCAATCTTGTCAAAAATTTCTGCTCTTGTCATGTTTTACCCCTCGATCACAGTATTCAATAAGTAGTCTAACCGTTTTAGCCACCCTTGTCTAGCCAATTATAGACCTAACGACAGAGGTTGGTGCGGAACCGTGTTGCTGGGCTGATTTTAGTAGTCAAGTGGGCTGACCAAGATAATTGGTAGCGCCAATAAAATTGTCTTGTCCGGCTGAAAATTAACTGCAAGTACTAGTACCATACTCAAGTTTAGACCAAATATCACAGCAATCTAACTCCCGCTCACATGACAAACTTCCCAAGTCAGCTTACAAATATACCTAGATGACCGTTCAACTAATTGTCCTCACTACTTAGTCAGTCGGTCAATTACCCAGCTAAACTAGCCACAGGTTGTCAGGACAGGCACCGGCAGTGTCGGTAATGTTGGTACGGGCGGTTTCCCCGGACCTATATTACGGGACAAGCTTTTAGATTCTCGTGATTTCCGAGAAGCTAAAAGTTGAGCTGGAGGACCGCTCTCCAGGCCGGAAGCGGCCCCACAGCCGGTGCCTGTCCTGGCAACCGGAGGCGGAAGGCCCCACCTCTAGCCTTTGACCTAACAACTAGTGGTTGAAACTATTTCAAAGATTCCTTCAGTGCAGCCATCTGGTCGGTATGATCAGCAAAGTAAGTTACCAACTGATCAGCACTGTGGCTAGCCAAAAGCTCACGAATCTGGCCAATTGTATTCTTCACAGTTGGCGCCTTGGTTGACCCATGCGTCTTCACAACGGGCGCCTTCAGTCCCAACAAAACAGCACCACCATATTGTGAGTAATCCATGGCACTCTGCACGTTCTTGAAGACGGGCTTCAAAAGACCAGCACCTAACTTGCCGCCCAGGCCACCACTCATGATTTCACCCTTGATCAGTTTCAGCATAGACAATGCGGTGCCTTCAATGGCCTTAAGCGTTGCGTTCCCAGTGAACCCATCGGTCACGACCACGTCGGCAGCGCCATTTAAAAGCTCACGAGATTCCACGTTTCCAACGAAGTTCAATTCATCCATGCCGGATAGCGCTTCGTAGATGGCACGATGCGCCATATCCCCTTTGTCAGCTTCGGTTCCGTTGTTTAAGAGCCCGACCCGTGGATTTGCCACGTGCATGACAGATTGCGCGTAATACTGACCCATAACGGCGTACTGGACCACATTAAATGGCTTCGTATCAGCGTTTGCCCCCACGTCCAACATCACAAAACTAGACTGATCTGGCTTGCGTAAAACAGGCAGGGTGGTCGTCAGACCCGGCCGTTCAATCCCCTTGATTCTGCCAACAATCAACAACCCTGCCGCCAGGACAGCTCCGGTATTGCCGGCAGAAAAGAAAGCGTCCGCCTCGCCTTCCCGAACAGCTGTCGCAGCCAATACGATACTAGATTGCTTTTTACGCCGAACTGCCCGGACAGGTTCGTCTTCCATTGCGATGACCTCTGGTGCCGGAATTAACCTGATCCGCGTCTTATCTGTTAACAGGGGCACTACCTTTTCTTCCTGTCCATAAAGTAAAAATTCTAGGTCGGGATAGGCGTCCCGAGCAAGTTCGATTCCTTTAACAATTTCATCTGGGGCGTAGTCACCGCCCATTGCATCAACGGCAATTTTCATGAGTAGTCTCCTTTGGTTAATCCATCGTCATATTTTTGTGAGCGGTCATGCTGAGGAAGGCCGCCAATGCTAAGTTTTGATCCTTATCTGCCCAGTTTGGTGACGACACTGTTTCTTTAGCCGCCTGCTGAGCTGCACTCAAAATGTTGAGGTCCGCTACGGGATCACCCACTTTAAAATCAGGCACCCCGGACTGCTTTCTTCCCAGAATATCACCGGGACCTCGTAATTCCAAATCCTTTTGAGAAAGAACGAACCCATCGTTGGTGCTAGTCATAGTTGTCATTCGTTCAATGGCCAATTGGTTTTTGGGGTCAGCAATTAGGATACAGGCTGAAGCTCGTGAACCCCGACCAACCCGGCCACGTAACTGATGCAACTGTGAGAGACCAAAGTGATCGGCGTCGTAGATGATCATTAACGTTGCGTTCGGTACGTCGACCCCGACTTCAATCACGGTCGTCGCCACTAATACTTGGAACTCATTGGCCTTAAACGCCGCCATGATGGCATTTTTCTCGTCATCTTTCATCCGCCCGTGTAGTAGACCCACCTTATAGTCGGGCTCAAATTCTTCTTTGAACCGGGCGTAGATGGCCTCCGCATTTTTCATATCAACGGCTTCAGATTCCTCAATCAGTGGTGTGACCACGTAGGCCTGGGACCCTGTGCTGAGTTCTGCCTTGACCTCACGCAACGTGGCGTCTACCTGATTACTCCGAATCCAACTCGTCTTAATCGGTTGCCGACCAGCTGGCAGTTCATTAATGACTGACACGTCCATTTCCCCGTAGGCCGTAATGGCCAGTGTTCGGGGAATGGGAGTCGCCGTCATTGCCAAAACGTCCGGCTGCTGGCCCTTTTCTCGCAGGGCTTGCCGTTGATTGACCCCAAACCGGTGTTGTTCATCAATTACAGCCAAGCCCAAATGATGATAGGTCACTTCCGGTTGAATCAAGGCGTGGGTCCCAATCAGGAGGTCCACCCCACCCTCAGCAATCTGGGGCAACAACGTCTTACGAGCCGCGGTCTTCGTGGCCCCCGTTAACAGCGCCACGTTTACCGGAAAGTCCGCAAACAGCTTAGCTAAATTATTGGCATGTTGTTCAGCTAAAATTTCTGTGGGTGCCATCAGTGCAGCTTGCGCGCCAGCAGTAATGGCGGCGTACATGGCAATGGCAGCTACCACGGTCTTCCCACTCCCCACGTCCCCCTGTAGCAACCGATTCATATGAACGGGACGCTTCAGGTCGAAACAAATTTCATTGACCACGCGCTTCTGCGCCGCGGTCAGTTCGTATGGTAGCGAGTCAATGAACGCCTTTAGCTTCGCCAGATCGTAGTGAAAAGCCTGGCCGTGTAACGTATGGTCTTGTTGCCGAACGATTTGCAGACGTAATTCAAAGAGATAAAACTCCTCAAACTTCGCCGTTCGCCGAGCCGCTTGAGCCGCCGCATCATCCGTTGGAAAATGCATGTCGTGAATCATATCGCGTCGATGTAACAGCCGATATTGCTCACGCAAGGCCTCCGGAATTAGGTCAACAATCACTGGTGAGTAATCTTCATAAGCTGATTCCACCAGTTTTTTGACGGTCCCCTGCCGGATCTCCTTGTTGGCTGGATAAATCGACCCCATCCCGCTGTCCGCACTGGCCAGAATCTTCATTCCCGCCAGACTCTGCCGTTTCGCATCAAACCGGCCATAGATGACCAATTCTGCCCCCACTTCTAACTGGTCCTTAAGCCAGGGCTGGTTGAAGAAGGTCACTGGAATAATCGTATGTTCATCAACTAGTAACCGAAAATTCAACCGATTTTTCTTCCGACCAAATCGCGTCAAAACGGGCATAGCAGCTACGGTTCCCTTGAGGGTGACCTTAGCCTGGTCCGTCAATTCAGCGGGATCTTTGGCCTCCAAGTCCTCATAACGGAAGGGAAAGTAGGTCAAAAGATCGTTGATATTTTCAATATCCAGACTCTTCAGCGCCTGAACGCGTTTTGGACCCACCCCAGCTAAGGTGGCCACGCTATCGCTTAAACTTGCCATTGATTTTCCCTCCCAACACACACAACTAATGCGAAAAAAAGACTGGACCATTAGCCCAATCTTTTTTCGTACACCGGTTATTCAACCGAAATCAAGAATGGGTAAACCGGTTGGTCCCCTTCATGAACTTCTGTTTCTAAGTCATCATCCAGTGCCTCGACCTGTTCTTGCAATTGCTCCGCAACCTCAGCCGTCGTATCGGCACCATAAATAATCGTTATAATTTCACTTTCATCATCGAGCATGGCCTTGACCGTGTCGACCGCCGTGGTCAGAAGATCCGCGTCGGTTACTTTAATCGTACCATCAACGATTCCCATGAAGTTGCCTTCCTTGATGTCAAACCCATCAAGTTGGGTGTCACGAATGGCGTGCGTTACCTGACCGCTCTTAACAGCTGACAAGTTGTCTTCCATTGCTTCTTGGTTTTCGTCTAACTCGGCATCTGGGTTGTACCCCAGCATAGCTGTCATCCCTTGTGAAACCGTCTTAGAATGCACAATGACGGCTGGCACATCGGCAACCTTGGCTGCTTGTTCGGCAGCTAAGAAAATGTTCTTATTGTTAGGCAATACAATGGCCCGCTTAGCCTGGCTTTGGTTGATGGCATCCACGATGTCCTGAGTACTTGGATTCATGGTCTGACCACCGTTAACTACGTGGGTCACACCTAAGCTCTTGAACAACGTCGCTAACCCGTCACCAGCAGTGATGGCAATGATGGCTGTATCAGCAGGTGTTTCTTCAGCAACTGCTGTAGCCACTGCAGAGTTAGCAGGCGTATCATCGTGTTCCATGATGGTTTCCTGTTGCATCCGCATATTGTCGACCTTGACCTTAGCTAAATCACCAAATTCTTGGCCCCAAGCAATCACTTTACCAGGGTGTTCCGTGTGGACGTGAACCTTGACGATTTCGTCATCGTTAACAACCAGTAAAGAATCACCTAAGTCAGCCAAGTAATCGTAGAAAGTATCGTAATCAAAATCGTGATCGACTTGCTTACCGCGGCCGATACGGACCATGATTTCGGTACAGTAACCGAATTTGATGCTGTTAGGATCGAGCTTTCCTTGCACACTTTGGTGGTGGGTTGCATCGATCATTTCATCCATTTCAGCGTCGTCAGGCTTGTAGTCGCCCTCTTCAGCAACACGACCGTTCAGGGAGTCATTGAAGGCTTCCAAAACAAAGGTCAGCCCTTGACCACCGGAATCGACCACACCGACTTGCTTCAAGACGGGAAGTAAGTCTGGCGTCGTTGCCAAGGCAGCTTTGGCCGCTTCAAAGACGGCATCCATCACGGCTAAAACATCGTCGGACTTCTTAGCCGTGTTTAAGCCGGCCTGTGCGCCCTCACGCACAACAGTCAGGATAGTTCCCTCAGTAGGTTTCATAACTGCCTTATAAGCTGTTTCTGCACCTGCTGCGAAGCCATCAGCCAAGTCTTGGGCCGTTAAGGTTTGCTTATCTGCCAACTTTTTAGAGAAACCACGGAAAATCTGGGACAAAATGACCCCAGAGTTCCCACGGGCCCCCATCAATAGCCCCTTAGCTAAAGCAGTTGCTAACGCCCCAACGGCAGTGCTGCCCAAGTCACGTTCGTACTTGGCCCCACTCTGTAGGGAAAGGCTCATATTGGTTCCCGTGTCCCCATCTGGAACAGGGAAAACGTTTAGTGAGTTAATAAAATCGGCATTCTGGTTTAGTTTTTGCGAGGCGGCTTGGACCATCTTACCAAACTCAAGATTAGTAATTTCTGTTACTTTCAACTAAGTATCCTCCTTGATTTCAGTACGTCTGGCTAATCAGCCAACACCCGCACCCCTTGAACAATAACATTTACTGAGTTCGCGTTGACGCCCAGCATTGTTTCCAGGTTATATTTAACTTTAGATTGAACGTTCCGTGATACTTCAGAAATCTTGGTTCCGTAGCTGACGATAACGAAGACGTCAATTGCCACGCCATTTTCTTCCTGTCGCACAACAACACCGCGGGCGTAGTTCTCCCGCCGTAAAATATCATTAACGTTGTCACGGATTTGATTTTTGCTTGCCATGCCCACGACACCATAATTATCAGTCGCGGCACCCCCAACTACGGTCGCAATCACTTCATTCGTGATATCAATTGTTCCGTACTGAGTCTTAATCTTTACGGCCATGGAAATAGCCTCCTTGTCTGGTTGTAGAATCTTAACAGAGATTAATCTTACCACAACCCACGCAAAAATAGAAATAGGAACTCTTAAAAGCACGCCCTGACGGTAAATAAGTGTCAAGCAAATTTACTTGAAAGAAAATATTGCGTTCCGCAAAATAGTATGGTAAATTAGTCAGGTGAGTAAAAAGCACTGCTTTTTTAAAGTAATGAATCCACAAAGGAGGGTTTACGCCATGGCAAAGGATTTTATCAACGGTAAGCGGACGCGCTTCGGTAACAAGCGTTCCCACGCTTTAAATTCATCTCGTCGCGCTTGGAAGCCGAACTTACAAAAGGTTCGCATCTTAGTGGACGGTAAGCCGAAGAAGGTTTGGGTTTCTGCCCGGACTCTGAAATCAGGTAATGTAACCCGCGTTTAGTTATAAACACGGTTATATAAGAAAAAGCACGAACCAGTTCGCTGGTTCGTGCTTTTTTTGTGTCTCCTCCACTTGAAAGCGGTTATCACTGCAACCTCGAGTGAAAAGGTTTCATGTATCCGCCGGTCAATTTTCACTATGTCTGACTAAACCCCAAAACCAAATCCTTGCTGTATCAGGAATATGGCAAATAATACTTAGCAATTGAAGAAACTGGCTTTCAAAATCAGATTGCTGCTAAAAATATCGAATCACAAAAAAATATTTTTTCATTCTGCTTCAATTCAATCTAGCAATTCTGCAAAAAGTTAACTTGCACCCTGGATTAATAACCACCAATTTCGCTATATCAGTTTGGTCAGGTTGAAAACCACTCTTACTATGTCACAACCAACCACCTAATCTTTCAAAATACATCAATGTAGCCGGAGGTTGTCAGGACTGGGGCCGGCGGTGTCGATGGTGTTAGTTCGGGTGGGCTCTGTCCGAACTTACAGCATGGGGCAAGCTTGGAGACTTGCGTGGTCTGCGGAAGGCTTCAAGTTGAGCTGGAGGACCGCTTCTCAGGCCGGAAGCGCCCCCACAGCCGGCCCCAGTCCTGGCAGCCGCAGGCGGCGTGGTACAGTCACAATCCAAAAACACCAGTAATCGCAACCAACAGTGGTCGCAATTACTGGTGTTTTAAGCAAGAACTTTATTCATGTCGCGCTTCGTAAGTATCACAGCTCTGAATGACGCAGAGCAACCCGGTGTCAAACTGAAATTCACCAGTCTTACCCACAAACTCATTGCTAGCAAACGAAATTGGATACGGAATCGGCTCATTGTGTAGCTGGTACTTTTCATTGATCAGGCTTAAGTGGTCAATGGGTGTTAAGGGAATGAATGCCAGATAGTTTTTATCTGGCTCCTTCTCCAACGTGTAATGACCAGGTAGGTAGAACGAAATCGTATTTTGCTTATCGATCAGCCGAATCTGACTGGCATAAGCCTTAAACTGCGGTTCCAACACCAAAAACAGGTTGGCTAGAAAATGGTCGATTCGACCACCAGTGGCACCGTAGATGTCTACCCGTTCAGCGGCATAGTCGTTAAATGCAACTGAGACCGCCATTTGGGTATCCGTAAAGTCTTTTTCAGGTTGAGATTGCCGAATGTCTTTCACATTCCGTCGCACCCGTTGCAACTCCGGTGCCGCCAAGGAATCAAAGTCCCCAATAGCAGCCACCGGTTGAACATTATTGTCGATCAACCGTAACGTCCCCCGGTCAACGCCAATCCAGGGGCCAACGATATTCTCAGCGAAGTCGGCCGGCCAATTGGCCTTGGGACCGCCCACGAGTAGATTAAACGTTCCGCCCCGTGGCATTACTTCGTTGCGTCCTTTAAAGCTTTGATTCGAGCAGCTGGATCGTCTGCGTTGAAGACGTATGAACCAGCCACTGCAACGGTCGCACCAGCCTTGGCACAGTCAACAACGGTCTGGTCGTTGACCCCACCATCAACTTCGATATCGAAGTCATAGCCTTTTTCCTTCTTGATTGCGTCTAATTCAGCAATCTTGGAAACAGTGCTTTGTAAGAACTTCTGACCACCAAAACCGGGGTTAACAGTCATGACCAAGACTTGGCCAACCATGTCTAAGACTGGCACGATGGCGGAAACTGGCGTCCCAGGGTTGATGACGACTTCTGGGGTAGCACCAGCGTTTTGGATCATTTGTAAAGCCCGGTGAATGTGTGGCGTCGCTTCAACGTGGACACCGATAATATCAGCACCAGCCTTGGCAAAGTCTTCAACGTAACGTTCTGGGTTTTGAACCATCATGTGAACGTCTAAGACCATCTTCGTGATTGGCCGAATCGCCTTGACCCAGCCTGGACCGTAAGACAATGCAGGGACGAAGTTACCGTCCATGATGTCGATGTGTAAGACCTCTGCTCCAGCTTGGTCCACCTTTTCGATATCTGGTTGTAAATTGACGTAATCGGCACTTAAAATTGAAGGCGCTACTTTAATCATAAATTCTCTTCCTCATTTCTTCTTGTTATAAATTGGTTTTTGATTCTTTAACAACGTAAGTAATAACAGGTAGTTATCATATCGGCTTTGCATTAAATCGCCAGCTGCTAAGGCATCCTTGACGGCACACCCTGGCTCATTGACGTGAACGCAGCCCCTGAAACGACACTCACTAGATAGGGCCAAGAACTCTGGAAAATACTGCCCAAGCTCCCGGTAATCGATGGTCAAGGTATCGTATGACGAAAACCCCGGCGTATCGGCCACTAACCCACCGGCCACCGGCATCAGACTCACTTTACGCGTCGTATGCCGTCCCCGGTTCAGGGCCGTAGAAATCTCACCAGTCGCTAGCGTCAGATCTGGTGAAATGTGGTTCAGCAGTGTGGACTTTCCCGCACCGGTCTGTCCCATAATCACGGTCTCCTTGTCAGCCAACGTGGCTTTCAGTTGATCCAAGCCTTCAGCCG belongs to Levilactobacillus yonginensis and includes:
- the rnc gene encoding ribonuclease III, whose amino-acid sequence is MIAALNKELEENFDIHFKDQSLLDEAFTQASYVNEHPNQGLKFYERIEFLGDAVMQLVVSNYIFRRYPKMPQGRLTRLRAAMVNEVSFASFARECHFDQYIRLGRGEEKAKARERDSLLCDIFESFIGALYMDQGLDKVVEFVTTVVFPKLDEGRFDEFFDHKTELQELVQKNGPVAIDYRLLDEEGPDNDRAFKVAVYVDDKLLGEGHGHSKKHAEQNAARNALANLK
- the acpP gene encoding acyl carrier protein, translated to MTRAEIFDKIADIIADRFETDRDAINEQLNFKQDLDADSIDFVEFVLELEDTFGAEISDEDAEKLNTIGEVVDYIEGHQKESK
- the plsX gene encoding phosphate acyltransferase PlsX is translated as MKIAVDAMGGDYAPDEIVKGIELARDAYPDLEFLLYGQEEKVVPLLTDKTRIRLIPAPEVIAMEDEPVRAVRRKKQSSIVLAATAVREGEADAFFSAGNTGAVLAAGLLIVGRIKGIERPGLTTTLPVLRKPDQSSFVMLDVGANADTKPFNVVQYAVMGQYYAQSVMHVANPRVGLLNNGTEADKGDMAHRAIYEALSGMDELNFVGNVESRELLNGAADVVVTDGFTGNATLKAIEGTALSMLKLIKGEIMSGGLGGKLGAGLLKPVFKNVQSAMDYSQYGGAVLLGLKAPVVKTHGSTKAPTVKNTIGQIRELLASHSADQLVTYFADHTDQMAALKESLK
- the recG gene encoding ATP-dependent DNA helicase RecG, with protein sequence MASLSDSVATLAGVGPKRVQALKSLDIENINDLLTYFPFRYEDLEAKDPAELTDQAKVTLKGTVAAMPVLTRFGRKKNRLNFRLLVDEHTIIPVTFFNQPWLKDQLEVGAELVIYGRFDAKRQSLAGMKILASADSGMGSIYPANKEIRQGTVKKLVESAYEDYSPVIVDLIPEALREQYRLLHRRDMIHDMHFPTDDAAAQAARRTAKFEEFYLFELRLQIVRQQDHTLHGQAFHYDLAKLKAFIDSLPYELTAAQKRVVNEICFDLKRPVHMNRLLQGDVGSGKTVVAAIAMYAAITAGAQAALMAPTEILAEQHANNLAKLFADFPVNVALLTGATKTAARKTLLPQIAEGGVDLLIGTHALIQPEVTYHHLGLAVIDEQHRFGVNQRQALREKGQQPDVLAMTATPIPRTLAITAYGEMDVSVINELPAGRQPIKTSWIRSNQVDATLREVKAELSTGSQAYVVTPLIEESEAVDMKNAEAIYARFKEEFEPDYKVGLLHGRMKDDEKNAIMAAFKANEFQVLVATTVIEVGVDVPNATLMIIYDADHFGLSQLHQLRGRVGRGSRASACILIADPKNQLAIERMTTMTSTNDGFVLSQKDLELRGPGDILGRKQSGVPDFKVGDPVADLNILSAAQQAAKETVSSPNWADKDQNLALAAFLSMTAHKNMTMD
- a CDS encoding DAK2 domain-containing protein, with amino-acid sequence MKVTEITNLEFGKMVQAASQKLNQNADFINSLNVFPVPDGDTGTNMSLSLQSGAKYERDLGSTAVGALATALAKGLLMGARGNSGVILSQIFRGFSKKLADKQTLTAQDLADGFAAGAETAYKAVMKPTEGTILTVVREGAQAGLNTAKKSDDVLAVMDAVFEAAKAALATTPDLLPVLKQVGVVDSGGQGLTFVLEAFNDSLNGRVAEEGDYKPDDAEMDEMIDATHHQSVQGKLDPNSIKFGYCTEIMVRIGRGKQVDHDFDYDTFYDYLADLGDSLLVVNDDEIVKVHVHTEHPGKVIAWGQEFGDLAKVKVDNMRMQQETIMEHDDTPANSAVATAVAEETPADTAIIAITAGDGLATLFKSLGVTHVVNGGQTMNPSTQDIVDAINQSQAKRAIVLPNNKNIFLAAEQAAKVADVPAVIVHSKTVSQGMTAMLGYNPDAELDENQEAMEDNLSAVKSGQVTHAIRDTQLDGFDIKEGNFMGIVDGTIKVTDADLLTTAVDTVKAMLDDESEIITIIYGADTTAEVAEQLQEQVEALDDDLETEVHEGDQPVYPFLISVE
- a CDS encoding Asp23/Gls24 family envelope stress response protein codes for the protein MAVKIKTQYGTIDITNEVIATVVGGAATDNYGVVGMASKNQIRDNVNDILRRENYARGVVVRQEENGVAIDVFVIVSYGTKISEVSRNVQSKVKYNLETMLGVNANSVNVIVQGVRVLAD
- the rpmB gene encoding 50S ribosomal protein L28, yielding MAKDFINGKRTRFGNKRSHALNSSRRAWKPNLQKVRILVDGKPKKVWVSARTLKSGNVTRV
- a CDS encoding thiamine diphosphokinase — its product is MPRGGTFNLLVGGPKANWPADFAENIVGPWIGVDRGTLRLIDNNVQPVAAIGDFDSLAAPELQRVRRNVKDIRQSQPEKDFTDTQMAVSVAFNDYAAERVDIYGATGGRIDHFLANLFLVLEPQFKAYASQIRLIDKQNTISFYLPGHYTLEKEPDKNYLAFIPLTPIDHLSLINEKYQLHNEPIPYPISFASNEFVGKTGEFQFDTGLLCVIQSCDTYEARHE
- the rpe gene encoding ribulose-phosphate 3-epimerase codes for the protein MIKVAPSILSADYVNLQPDIEKVDQAGAEVLHIDIMDGNFVPALSYGPGWVKAIRPITKMVLDVHMMVQNPERYVEDFAKAGADIIGVHVEATPHIHRALQMIQNAGATPEVVINPGTPVSAIVPVLDMVGQVLVMTVNPGFGGQKFLQSTVSKIAELDAIKKEKGYDFDIEVDGGVNDQTVVDCAKAGATVAVAGSYVFNADDPAARIKALKDATK
- the rsgA gene encoding ribosome small subunit-dependent GTPase A, which translates into the protein MSEGQIRQSLSGFYDVFSDGKMYRTRARGNFRKRRITPLVGDRVTFESSTPKEGYILEILPRDNSLTRPPVSNIDQGVVVTAVAAPEFSTNLLDRQLIALEVSGIQPVIYFTKTDLIEDTRYQEFEELAAGYRKIGYQVCLTREPFAAEGLDQLKATLADKETVIMGQTGAGKSTLLNHISPDLTLATGEISTALNRGRHTTRKVSLMPVAGGLVADTPGFSSYDTLTIDYRELGQYFPEFLALSSECRFRGCVHVNEPGCAVKDALAAGDLMQSRYDNYLLLLTLLKNQKPIYNKKK